A single region of the Bacteroidales bacterium genome encodes:
- the eno gene encoding phosphopyruvate hydratase has protein sequence MSSIVNISARQILDSRGNPTIEVDIVTDGGILGRAAVPSGASTGSHEAVELRDNDKKCYMGKGVLKAVQNVNKVLNEELKGFYVTDQNGIDDRMIEIDGTPNKSKLGANAMLGVSLAAANAAAQVTGLPLFKYIGGVNANLLPVPMMNIMNGGSHADNGIDFQEFMIMPAGAVSFSEALRMGAEVFHNLKNVLKKKGLSTNVGDEGGFAPDLPNNEEAIKVILKAIEAAGYKPGVDICIALDPAASEFYIPEEKVYHLKKSSGDKLSSSDMVNLWKGWVNKYPIISIEDGLAEDDWDGWKLLTKTLGEKIQLVGDDLFVTNTERLQKGIDNDIANSILIKVNQIGTLTETINAVQLATQNGYTSVISHRSGETEDTTIADLSVALRTGQIKTGSASRTDRICKYNQLLRIEEMLAESAQFLGKKLKYYNK, from the coding sequence ATGAGTTCTATTGTAAATATTTCAGCACGTCAGATTCTTGATTCAAGAGGAAATCCGACAATTGAAGTTGACATTGTTACCGATGGTGGCATTTTAGGCAGAGCAGCTGTACCATCAGGTGCATCCACGGGTTCACACGAAGCGGTTGAATTAAGAGATAATGATAAAAAATGTTATATGGGAAAAGGCGTTTTGAAAGCCGTTCAGAATGTCAATAAAGTTTTAAACGAAGAATTGAAAGGATTTTATGTTACCGACCAGAACGGTATTGATGACAGGATGATTGAGATTGATGGAACTCCCAACAAATCAAAACTCGGAGCAAATGCAATGCTTGGTGTTTCACTTGCTGCTGCTAATGCTGCCGCACAGGTTACAGGTTTGCCATTGTTCAAATATATCGGTGGTGTTAACGCAAATCTGCTGCCTGTTCCGATGATGAATATTATGAATGGCGGTTCACACGCCGACAACGGAATAGATTTTCAGGAATTTATGATTATGCCTGCAGGTGCTGTTAGTTTCAGCGAGGCATTAAGAATGGGTGCTGAGGTTTTTCATAACTTAAAAAATGTATTAAAAAAGAAAGGACTTTCAACAAACGTTGGCGATGAAGGCGGTTTTGCTCCCGACTTACCGAATAACGAAGAAGCCATAAAAGTAATTCTGAAAGCAATCGAAGCGGCAGGTTACAAACCAGGTGTTGACATTTGCATTGCTCTTGACCCGGCTGCCTCCGAATTTTATATACCAGAAGAAAAAGTTTATCATTTAAAAAAATCATCGGGCGATAAACTAAGCTCTTCTGACATGGTTAACCTCTGGAAAGGATGGGTGAATAAATATCCTATAATTTCCATCGAAGACGGACTGGCTGAAGATGACTGGGACGGGTGGAAACTTTTAACAAAAACCCTCGGCGAAAAAATTCAGCTTGTTGGTGATGATTTGTTTGTTACTAATACCGAACGTTTGCAAAAAGGTATTGACAATGATATTGCAAATTCAATATTAATAAAGGTAAACCAGATAGGAACTTTAACGGAAACGATAAATGCAGTTCAACTTGCAACACAAAACGGCTATACAAGTGTAATAAGTCACCGTTCGGGAGAAACCGAAGATACAACAATTGCCGATTTATCCGTTGCTTTAAGAACAGGACAAATTAAAACCGGCTCCGCTTCACGCACCGACAGGATTTGCAAATACAATCAACTTTTAAGAATTGAGGAAATGCTCGCCGAATCAGCACAGTTCTTGGGAAAGAAATTGAAATATTATAATAAGTAA
- a CDS encoding EFR1 family ferrodoxin (N-terminal region resembles flavodoxins. C-terminal ferrodoxin region binds two 4Fe-4S clusters.), translating to MSIYKNIFIVYYSGTGNSKRVSEWIAGIAKEKGLNVFLFSYQQFINEPKPKLTGKTLIGFCSATHGFNLPHSFIKLIFRFKLYRNSDVFIINTRAGTKLGKLFLPGLSGITQFLPALVLIFKGYKVVSMLPVDLPSNWISVHPGLMEKVVNSMYLKWKEKIKVFTENILNGKRTYIDSFIYLPFDLLVVPIALGYYFVGRFVLAKTFIASYKCNKCGVCIESCPTKSIKYVDDRPYWKLTCESCMHCMNYCPQRAIETPHSFVIPLIFIISLIINPFVAKQTLMIIKNYFYFSQRLSENIISVAGMLVTVFSFALTYYVLHFLLRYKYFNKLITYTSLTKYNFWRRYKIPNEKN from the coding sequence ATGAGCATTTATAAAAATATATTCATTGTTTATTACTCGGGAACTGGAAATTCAAAAAGAGTTTCGGAATGGATTGCCGGTATTGCCAAAGAAAAAGGACTGAACGTTTTTTTATTTTCATATCAGCAATTCATAAATGAGCCGAAGCCCAAGCTTACAGGTAAAACATTAATCGGATTTTGTTCCGCAACACATGGTTTTAACTTACCCCACTCTTTCATTAAATTAATTTTCAGATTCAAATTATATCGTAATTCCGATGTGTTTATTATAAATACAAGAGCAGGAACAAAACTCGGCAAATTATTTCTACCAGGATTGAGCGGTATTACACAATTTTTACCTGCATTGGTTTTAATTTTTAAGGGATATAAAGTTGTGTCTATGCTGCCTGTTGACTTACCTTCAAACTGGATTTCCGTGCATCCCGGATTAATGGAAAAAGTTGTGAATTCGATGTATTTGAAGTGGAAAGAAAAAATAAAAGTGTTCACCGAAAATATTTTAAACGGTAAAAGAACATATATAGATTCCTTTATATATCTTCCTTTCGATTTGCTTGTTGTTCCTATTGCACTTGGGTATTATTTTGTAGGGCGTTTTGTATTGGCAAAAACATTTATTGCTTCCTATAAATGCAATAAATGCGGAGTTTGTATTGAATCGTGCCCAACGAAATCAATAAAATATGTTGACGACAGACCATACTGGAAGTTGACCTGCGAAAGCTGTATGCACTGCATGAATTACTGTCCGCAAAGAGCAATTGAAACACCGCATAGTTTTGTCATACCTTTGATATTTATTATAAGTTTGATAATAAATCCTTTTGTAGCAAAGCAAACATTAATGATAATAAAAAATTACTTTTATTTTTCACAAAGGTTAAGTGAAAATATAATATCTGTGGCAGGGATGCTTGTTACCGTATTTTCTTTTGCATTAACATATTATGTTTTGCATTTTCTTTTGCGGTATAAATATTTTAATAAACTAATAACATACACTTCACTAACAAAATATAATTTCTGGCGGCGATATAAGATTCCGAATGAAAAAAATTAA
- a CDS encoding glycosyltransferase family 4 protein, which yields MKKVLIITYYWPPAGGAGVQRWLKFTKYLRDFGWEPVIYTPENPEVPEEDNSLLKDIPENITVLKLPIWEPYHIYKKIIGQKKTQKINSAFLSETKKPKFTEQISVWIRGNFFIPDARKFWIKPSVKFLSTSLKQNPVDAIISTGPPHSMHLIALQLQKKLNIPWLADFRDPWTNIDFYKDLKLTGRADKKHHKLELEVLKNATSIITIGKTIAGDFKNIFNRKYEVITNGYDTDDVAIGNIELDKKFSIAHIGTLVKTRNPVALWKALKELIQNQEFADALEIKLVGKVDYFVKQSIEEFNLTEFIKRIDYMPHSEVIKFQQESQVLLLLINDTPNAKSILTGKFFEYLSAKRPILCIGTTEGDAAEILKETNSGLISDFNDVEILKKNIMEFYNKYKENKLVSENKGIEKYSRLELTKKLAVVLHNIAKNIHY from the coding sequence TTGAAAAAAGTTTTAATAATAACATATTATTGGCCTCCGGCTGGTGGAGCTGGCGTTCAGCGTTGGCTGAAGTTCACAAAATACTTGCGTGATTTCGGATGGGAGCCGGTAATTTACACTCCCGAAAATCCTGAAGTTCCCGAAGAGGATAATTCATTGCTGAAAGATATTCCAGAAAACATCACAGTATTAAAGCTACCTATATGGGAGCCGTATCATATTTATAAAAAAATTATCGGACAAAAAAAAACTCAGAAAATAAATTCGGCATTCCTGTCGGAAACGAAAAAGCCAAAGTTTACCGAGCAAATATCTGTCTGGATTCGCGGTAATTTTTTTATTCCTGATGCACGTAAGTTCTGGATAAAACCTTCAGTTAAATTTCTTTCAACGTCCTTAAAGCAAAATCCGGTTGATGCAATTATTTCTACAGGTCCTCCCCACAGCATGCATCTTATAGCTTTGCAATTGCAGAAAAAATTAAATATCCCATGGCTCGCCGACTTCCGCGACCCGTGGACAAATATTGATTTTTACAAAGACCTGAAGTTAACAGGACGTGCTGATAAAAAACATCATAAACTTGAACTTGAAGTTTTAAAAAATGCTACTTCTATTATTACTATTGGTAAAACAATTGCCGGAGATTTTAAAAATATTTTTAACCGGAAATATGAAGTTATAACAAACGGTTATGACACCGATGATGTGGCAATTGGTAATATTGAACTTGATAAAAAGTTCAGCATCGCGCATATCGGCACACTCGTCAAAACACGCAATCCTGTTGCTCTCTGGAAAGCATTGAAAGAGTTAATCCAAAATCAGGAGTTTGCAGATGCACTTGAAATAAAGCTTGTCGGCAAGGTTGATTATTTTGTAAAACAATCAATAGAGGAATTTAATCTTACGGAATTTATCAAAAGAATAGATTATATGCCTCATTCGGAAGTTATAAAATTTCAACAGGAGTCGCAGGTTTTACTGCTTCTGATAAATGACACACCTAATGCGAAAAGTATTCTCACCGGAAAATTTTTTGAATACCTCTCTGCAAAACGCCCTATATTATGCATTGGCACAACAGAAGGCGATGCAGCAGAAATATTAAAGGAAACAAATTCGGGATTGATTTCGGATTTTAATGATGTAGAGATTCTGAAAAAAAATATAATGGAATTTTACAATAAATATAAAGAAAATAAACTTGTATCAGAAAACAAGGGAATTGAAAAATATTCGAGATTGGAATTGACAAAGAAATTAGCAGTAGTGCTTCATAATATCGCAAAAAACATTCATTATTAA
- a CDS encoding phage holin family protein — MRIISKIIITTLAVFFAAWVLPGVSIDKFTTAILVAIVLSVLNNFLKPILIFFTIPITFFTFGIFLLFINAFMIIITSKLVNGFYVGSFGQAFWFSIIVSVVSSVLEMLDAKFRND; from the coding sequence ATGAGAATAATTTCAAAAATAATAATTACAACGCTTGCTGTTTTTTTTGCAGCATGGGTTCTGCCGGGTGTTTCAATTGATAAGTTTACCACAGCTATTCTCGTTGCAATAGTATTGTCGGTACTGAACAATTTTCTTAAACCGATATTGATATTTTTTACTATTCCCATTACATTTTTCACTTTCGGGATTTTTCTACTTTTTATAAATGCTTTTATGATAATAATTACAAGCAAACTCGTAAATGGTTTTTATGTTGGCAGTTTCGGGCAGGCATTCTGGTTCAGCATAATTGTTTCGGTTGTTTCTTCCGTTCTCGAAATGCTTGATGCAAAATTCAGAAATGATTAA
- a CDS encoding nucleoside recognition protein, which translates to MKTICSNEHNEKKISARILKCLKSAWRPAFKSAFWFLKITIPISLLVTILNFFGVIEWVAGYLYPAFKLIGLPGKSGLVFITSILLNIYSAIAVIVSLEFNVREATILALMCLIAHNLIAETIIQTKTGSSAFKMVALRITTSILAAIFLNWALPAELAQKINQHQQIAKMLDFAGVMKSWITNTIILSVKIIVLVNLLMLIQKILDEFNLFEFISKIISPFLKVMGLPQKTAFLWIIANVIGLVYGGAIMIEEVSQGKLMKKDADLLNHHIGISHSTLEDTLLFMAIGVPAFWIVVPRLGFAMGAVWLNRFYSWIKNTTDSQIKVVE; encoded by the coding sequence ATGAAAACTATATGCAGCAATGAGCACAATGAAAAAAAAATTTCCGCAAGGATTCTAAAGTGTCTGAAAAGCGCATGGAGACCTGCTTTTAAATCTGCGTTCTGGTTTTTAAAAATAACTATTCCTATTTCGCTACTGGTTACAATACTTAATTTTTTCGGAGTAATTGAATGGGTTGCCGGATATTTATATCCTGCTTTTAAATTAATAGGGCTTCCCGGAAAATCGGGATTGGTATTTATTACAAGCATTCTACTGAATATTTATTCTGCAATTGCAGTTATTGTGAGTTTAGAATTCAACGTCAGGGAAGCTACCATTCTTGCGTTGATGTGTTTGATTGCACACAATCTTATTGCCGAAACAATCATTCAGACAAAAACCGGCTCTTCTGCTTTTAAAATGGTGGCTTTGAGAATTACCACAAGTATTCTTGCTGCCATATTTCTGAACTGGGCTTTGCCTGCGGAACTTGCACAAAAAATAAATCAGCATCAGCAGATTGCGAAAATGCTCGATTTTGCAGGTGTCATGAAATCATGGATTACAAACACTATAATTCTTTCTGTAAAAATTATTGTTCTCGTAAATCTTTTAATGCTCATTCAGAAAATACTTGATGAATTTAATTTATTTGAATTCATATCGAAAATCATATCTCCTTTTTTAAAAGTGATGGGGTTACCCCAGAAAACAGCTTTTCTATGGATTATTGCAAATGTGATAGGTTTGGTATATGGTGGAGCAATAATGATAGAAGAAGTATCGCAGGGTAAACTCATGAAAAAAGACGCTGATTTATTAAATCATCATATTGGAATTTCTCATTCTACGCTTGAAGACACATTGCTGTTTATGGCAATTGGAGTGCCTGCTTTCTGGATTGTTGTGCCCCGCCTTGGTTTTGCCATGGGCGCAGTGTGGTTAAACAGATTTTATTCTTGGATAAAAAATACCACAGATTCACAGATTAAAGTTGTGGAATAA
- a CDS encoding Mur ligase family protein — protein sequence MRIHLIATGGSVMHNLAIALHKKGYSVTGSDDEIFEPAKSHLDKYGLLPKKWGWFPENITKDIDVVILGMHARGYNPELLQAQKLNLKIYSFPEYIYEQSKEKMRVVIGGSHGKTTITSMIMHVLNYHKVDFDYMVGSQLEGFDTMVKLTEKAPFIILEGDEYLSSAIDRRPKFHLYKPQLALLSGIAWDHINVFPTFENYIEQFRIFIEQIDDGRTLVYCKTDENVVKLVDEIEKPINKFSYGIPEYVIKNGITYIIRKRKEIPLKIFGKHNLQNLNGARVICNQLGIDDMSFYEAMQLFKGAAKRLELVCSNDKTIVYKDFAHSPSKLKATIDAVKEQFPDKIIVACMELHTFSSLSSNFLSGYDGSMNKADEAIVYFNPHTIEHKKLPALTSDDIKKSFNKNNLLVFNDSVKLGETLVNSDKENKIFLLMSSGNFDGIDFEELGKKLTSQ from the coding sequence ATGCGGATTCATTTGATAGCAACTGGAGGCAGTGTAATGCACAATTTGGCAATTGCATTACACAAAAAGGGATATTCAGTTACCGGCTCCGATGACGAAATTTTTGAGCCTGCAAAATCGCATCTTGATAAGTACGGATTGTTGCCAAAAAAATGGGGATGGTTTCCTGAAAACATTACAAAAGACATTGATGTTGTTATTTTAGGGATGCATGCGCGTGGATATAATCCAGAATTACTGCAAGCACAGAAATTAAATTTAAAAATATATTCTTTTCCCGAATATATTTACGAGCAGTCGAAAGAAAAAATGCGCGTTGTAATAGGTGGCAGTCACGGAAAAACTACTATAACTTCAATGATAATGCATGTTTTGAATTATCATAAAGTTGATTTTGATTACATGGTGGGCTCGCAGTTAGAAGGTTTTGACACGATGGTTAAACTCACCGAAAAAGCTCCGTTCATAATACTCGAAGGCGATGAATATTTATCTTCCGCAATTGACCGTCGTCCTAAGTTTCATTTGTATAAACCTCAACTCGCTTTGCTTAGCGGAATAGCATGGGATCACATAAACGTTTTTCCAACTTTTGAAAATTACATTGAACAGTTCAGGATTTTTATTGAACAAATTGATGATGGCAGAACTCTGGTATATTGTAAAACTGATGAAAATGTTGTGAAATTGGTTGATGAAATTGAAAAGCCGATAAATAAATTTTCGTATGGCATACCTGAATATGTTATAAAAAATGGAATTACATATATTATACGCAAACGAAAAGAAATTCCGTTGAAAATTTTCGGCAAACATAATTTACAAAATCTAAACGGTGCGAGGGTGATTTGCAACCAACTCGGAATAGATGACATGAGCTTTTACGAAGCAATGCAGTTATTTAAAGGTGCTGCAAAACGATTGGAACTTGTTTGCAGCAATGACAAAACAATTGTTTATAAAGATTTTGCTCATTCACCTTCAAAACTCAAAGCCACTATTGATGCAGTGAAAGAACAATTTCCGGACAAAATAATTGTTGCTTGTATGGAGCTTCATACCTTTAGCAGTCTGAGCTCAAATTTTCTTTCAGGATATGATGGAAGTATGAACAAAGCTGATGAGGCAATAGTTTATTTCAATCCCCATACAATAGAACACAAGAAACTGCCTGCACTCACTTCTGACGATATTAAAAAATCATTTAATAAAAATAATTTACTTGTTTTTAATGACTCGGTGAAACTTGGTGAAACATTAGTGAATTCTGACAAAGAAAACAAAATATTTTTACTCATGAGCTCGGGGAATTTCGACGGCATTGACTTTGAAGAGCTGGGAAAGAAACTTACATCACAATAA